TTTTTGCCCTCACTGTAATCACGAACTGCAGCCAGTTGCTGCCGCTGAAGGAAATCAACACTGCTCCATGTGTGGTGAATTCTTCACGGCTTTCAGTGACGTGACAGAAATCATCCGGGAAGCAGCCGCGGAGAGTAACTTTGACTTGCAGCAGCTTTCTATTCAGCCACAGGACCGGCAAATGCTGAATTGTCTCAGAGAAGCCCAGCTGCTTGCCGTGCAACCGATGATAAATAATGGAGATGTCATACCCTACGCCGCATATAGTGAAGCCGTTAAAATGATCCTTTTATTCCGGTCCATTTACCCTGCTGCGGAAATGAACTACGGTCGTTTTACCATCGGCATTGGTGCTGCAATGGCACTATGTTTGCGGGAGAAGCGATGGGAAAACATTGACTATTTTCTGGTTTTCATCAGAGCACTCAACATCTTTATTTTTATGCAGCCCAACACTGGGAGCCAGTTGACCAGCGAACACAGAAAGTTTGTTAAGGCTGTTTGTCAACGGCTTCTGCTTGATGATGAGGGAAAAAATTTAAACCCTACGGGCAGGCTTTGCTTTTGTTTTGGTCGAAGTCTTCAGTAATGAGCCTTCAGGATTCACTTGTTTTTCATCAGCGGCTTGAATCAGGGCTTTCTGAATTGGGCTACTTCCTGTTCTATATCGAGGGGCATCAATCCGACCTGATTACCGTTGTTCGCTCGCAACAGGATAGCCAGAGTGTCGATTATTATATATTGTCCCGACCCGCTCTTATTATTCCTGTTCAACAAGGGATGGAGGCACCGACATTGTCCAGCCTGCTGGAGCTCATGGATGCGGCGTCCAAAATAAGCAATACCAATAGTTGGTTTACAGAACTTGTTTCCAATCCTGAAAAGTTAGCAAAATCGTCGTAAACCCTCGCCCAATGCGGGCGGGGATATAAGACGGGAAGGCGCAGAGCCTTCCGCCATCAATCTGGTGTACTCTGGCTATTAACGTAGTCCTTCAGAGTCTCGATAGTTGCACCGGCAGCACTGCAAGCAAAGTAAGACCTTGACCACATTAAGCCTGCTTTGCTCTGAGCAGTAAGGTGGGTATTCAGCATTCGCAACCGTCTTGATGATGTTGATTTGAGATTATTTACCATGACACTGATAGCCAGTTTTGGTGGGTAGGCCACCAACAGGTGTACGTGATCTTTTTCGCCATTCATTTCAAGTAACTGGCATTCCAGTTTTTCACATGCACTCTCGAACGACTCCCGTAACTGCTTGATCATATAGCCATCAAAAAGCTTTCGCCTGTACTTTGTCGTGAACACCAAATGAACAACCAGCTTGGTAACGCTATGTCGTTTGCGAAGATACCCTTTAAGCAAACCTTTATTGTGTGCGCTCACTTGAAAACCTCTTTCAAATACCTGTAATATAAACTTTATATTAATGAGCACTGAAATAACGTTCCATGCTGAGAGCCACCAAAGTACGAATCTATCCAACATCAGAGCAGGCGGAATTTCTCGACCGTCAGTTTGATGCTGTGCGGTTCGTATGGAACAAGGCCCTGGCTATTAAGGTTCATTATTACAAGGTTCGTGGGCAGAGCCTTTCTCCCAAAAAACACCTGAAGCCCTTGCTGGCAAAAGCCAAGAAAAGCCGAAAGTACTCATGGCTGAAAAACGCTGACTCTATTGCACTGCAACAGGCCACTATCAATCTGGATACGGCCTTTCAAAACTTTTTCAATCCCAAATTGCAGGCAAGATTTCCTCGCTTCAAGAAAAAGCATGGCAAGCAAAGTAGCTACCATTGTACGTCTGTCTCTGTGGGCGATAACGGGATAAAAATCCCCAAGTGCAAGCCCATAAGGGCTAAAGTGCATCGTGAAATAGTGGGTAAGGTGAAGTCTATCACCCTGAGCAGAACGCTAACCGGCAAGTATTTTGCCTCCATATTGGCTGATGATACCCAGGAACAACCAAAACAGATTGATAATCTTGAAGCTAATCAGGTTGTCGGTGTTGATATGGGGATTGCTGATCTGGCTATCACCAGTACCGGCCATAAGACTGGCAATCCTCGCTTTCTGAAAAAAGCACAACGTAACCTGAAAAGAAAACAACAGGCTCTATCTCGCTGCAAGAAAGGCTCAAAAGGTAGGCACAAAGCCCGTTTATTGGTGGCAAAGGCGCATGAGCGTGTAGCCTTTGCCCGTAATGATTTTCAGCATAAGCTATCAAAACAACTCATCGACGAAAACCAAGCGGTGATTGTGGAGACACTGAAAGTTAAAAACATGCTCAAGAACAAGCGTCTTGCTCGTTCTATTGCTGATGCTGGCTGGCACTCACTGATAACCAAACTCGAATACAAGGCAAAGCAGGAAGGTAAACATCTGGTGAAGATAGACCAGTGGTTTGCATCCTCTAAAACTTGCTCAGTCTGCGATTTGAAACAGGAAAAAATGCCATTGAGAATCCGATCATGGGAGTGTAGCTGTGGTGCTATCCATGACCGGGATATTAATGCAGCTCGCAATATCAAGAAGCAAGGCATATTGAAATTAAAGGCGGAAGGACTGTCCGTTTCTGCTGATGGAGGCTTGCGTAAATCCGGCAGACTGTCGGTTGCTGCCTAAGAAATCAGAAGCCTCACCCGATAGGGTGGGGAGCAGTCACCCCAGTTAATGAATTTGCTAATCCAGTCAGTTGAACTATCTGAGCCATTGCGGTCACATGTTCAAGAAATAGTCGGTACTCCGCGCGGCTCACTGTCAGCCAGCAGTGCCGACGGTTTCATCAACTACTTTGTTCAGAATGGTATTGTACTGCCCACAAACTGGCAGGCGAGAATCAGGGATGAACTAACCACCTCTGGAGAGCTTAGAGAGGATACAGTAAATGTCCTTATCCAGGCTTTGTTTTATCATCAGGAGGCAAGGGATTTGCTCAGCAACATTAACTCTGTGGAAAACATGAGCCAGATGTTAGCCAGCTTGCAACTCTCCCCGCAAGATGATGTCCCTTCAACGCACACGACGGGAGTTGAGGATGAATCAACCCGACAGGAAATCACGCCTTCCGCTGCCCAAAGCATGATAATTCTGCTCAGTGCCCTGCTAATCCGGCAAATGGTGGGCAACAGCCAATGAGCAGGGTGATAAATTTATGAAAATACAGCTTTCTTGACTGTCCGAAAGAATCATACGACGGTGTTTCATGCTAGTGTATCTGCCAGAAAATTGTTGAAGGGGGGGGAGTCGTTATGGAATTACTGCAAGGGCTGCAACAACGAGTATCAACACCAAGGCTCACTGAACCAGCTCCGGACGCCAGACAGCTGGAACAGATTTTTCAGGCGGCATTGCGCGCCCCCGATCATGCCCGTCTGCGCCCATGGCGCTTTCTGACCGTTGCCGGGGAAGCCCGTCATGCACTGGGTGAAGTGTTTGCCAGAGTGGCTCTGGAAGATCAGCCAGACCTGGCACCGGAAGCGATAGCGCGCTTTAAAGCATTGCCCCTGCGTGCGCCTCTGCTGGTGGCTCTGGTGTGTAAGATTACAAAACATCCGAAAGTACCGGATATTGAACAACAGTTGTCTGTAGCCGCTGCCGCACAGAATATTCTTAATGCCGCTTATGCGTTGGGCGTAGGTGCCATGTGGCGAACGGGCTCGGTCAGTTATCATCCTGCAACGGCCAGTGCGTTGGGGCTGGCAAGGCATGAGCAACTGCTGGGTTTTATCTATATGGGAACGCCCAGTGGTTCCGCTAAAAAGCTGGAGCCACTGGAAACAAAGGATTATGTGATGGCCTGGCAGGATCAGGCTTCTAGTCAGCGGGTAACAGGGGAATAATGTAGTCTTCCCATTCGTCTTCTGGCACCTGCTGTTCGGGCATAGCAACATCCTGCACCGAGATTCCGGCTTCATGTACACTGTTTGTGGAGCCGGACACCAGAGGGTGCCATGCCGGCAGTGGCTGGTTATCGGCTAACAGCCGGTAAGCACAGGTATTCGGTAACCAGTGAAACTGAGGAACATCTTCCAGTCCCAGCTTCAGACAGCCCGGAACCTTTACCTTGCGGTTTGGGTAATCGGCACACTGGCATGAGTGGGTATCCAGCAGTTGGCAGGCAATGGCGGTATAGTAAATTTCACCCGTGTCTTCGTCTTCCAGCTTGTGCAGGCAGCAGCGACCGCAGCCATCGCACAGGCTTTCCCATTCTTCCGGGGTCATTTCGGACAGGGCTTTGTGTTCCCAGAAATGTTCTTGAGTCATAGTCAGTAAAAGGTTTTAAGGTTCAGCCAAAGACGGAAGCAGGGAACAGCCTCTGCTTCCGTCTTTTTACCTTTTTTTTGCGAAAAGCCTGTCAGTGTTGTTCGTCCTGGCTGTCGAGGTCGGAGGGTGGCATTTGCAGAAAGAAACCCCGGGTTTCAATATCATTGATCACCTGGTCAGCTTCGACTCTGGCCAGCTGGCGTTCAGGGGTCAGTAGCAGATCCATAACGTGCTGCTCTTTGCCAAACACTTCCAGCAGCGGAGCGGGTACTTTTTGCAGACGCTCCTGTTTCTGTACATACAGATACATTTCATCCCTGCGGCTGCTTTTATAGATAGAGACCAGTAACTTCTTCATAGTGTGCTTACTTCTGTATTGTTCAGGCGGCTTCGTTATTGTTCAGGCTGATTCAGCTGCTCAACCATGGGTTCAGCAAAAACGGTGCGACGCCAGCCCTGCAATTGTTCTGGCAGTTTGAACAATCCGTACTCCAGTCGGCTGCGAAGCATGGGCGTCAGAATTTTACCCAGCATCAGCAACTCCACAGGGAGGTTAAGTTCTTCAGCTTTCTGGCTGGTGTATCGTTTGAGTCGCTGACCATGCTCTTTTGCAGCTTTGGGCAAAGGGGCAGGCAGAGGTTTCGGGTGTTGCTCTCCCGGCAGCTCTCTGGCCATTTCGATCAGGCTGAGAACTTCTTCCCCATAGTGGCGGATATTGCTATGACGCATGTCCTGAATAGCCGACAGTGAATGGATATTGTCAGGCATATAGCGTGCCAGTGGCCATAATGATCCTCTGGGGATCACCCGGTTTCTGGGAACGTTGCTACGGCGGGCTTCCCGCTCACGGTATTCTGCCAGTACCTTGAGTACGCATAACTGCCTGGGTCGTAACTGCCAGGCTCGCTTGACCTCTTTCCACTGTTCTTCCGGCTTTGGGTAGAGATCGCCGTTAGACAGGTTGGAACAGTCTTCCAGCAACCAGTTCCAGTGAGGCATTGGCTTTAGTCGCTGTTGCAGAAGCTGATACACCTCAAGCAGGTGAACCACATCCAGAGTTGCATAACTGACCTGAATATCGGTTAAAGGCCGTTGCAGCCAGTCGGAGCGAGTCGCGTCTTTTGGCAGATCGACGCCCAGAAGCGTTTTCAACAGGTTCTGGTAGCCCAGCGAATGCCCCAGCCCGGCATAGGAGGCTGCCAGCTGGGTATCAAAAATGGCGGCGGGTTTGTTGCCGGAGAGGATATGGAAAACTTCAATATCTTCACTGCAGGCATGAAGAACCTTTACCACCTGCTCACTGCCAAGCAGCTGGGCAAATGGTTGCCAGTTATCGATTTTCAGCGGGTCCAGCAGAAAGACTTCCTGACCTGTACCCAGTTGAATCAGGCCGGGTTTAGGGTAGAAAGTATCGGTACGGATAAATTCGGTGTCCAGCGCAATAGCATCCAGTTTCAACCATTGGGTGCAGTACGTGGCAAGAGTGTCGTTGTCTGTAACCCAGATGGGATCAGGGTGTGATACTGGCATAAGCGACCGTTGTCAGAGTAAATGCCCATTATAAAACAGCCATGAGCGCAAGAAACAGCCATGAGCGCAAGAAACAGCCATGAGCACAAAAAAAGTGGGGATCTAATGGGAGTGAATAATTGCAGAAGTACCAACAGGCACTGATTCCTGGTGGTTGAGCAGCAATGGAGCGTTCAGCAGACGTTCGGCGGGATCGGGGAGGGTTTCAGCAGGGCCGTGACGCTCTGGTGTCGGCAATACAGTCATCCAGTGGTTAGAGCTATGTACCAGCACCAGTGTGTTGCTGGTCATTACATTGAATATCTGATCCTGTTCAATAACATGCACACTGCCCGAGTTATCGTATAACATCGCATTAATGACACGGCTTGCTTCGATCTGCCCGTTATCAAACACCATAACCGGGATTCCCAGTATTGGAGATATCAGGGTGTGCAGCATATCGTTGGATCCCCATAGCTGAATATTGGGCTCCTTAACATAAAAAGCGGCGGCAATGGCATTGAGTCCGCTGTTTCGTGGGTGTTGCGCAGCCAGTTCAATGGCGTAGGGCGCTAAAGCAAGAAACAGATCCTGCCCATTTTGAATGCCCGGAAAGGCAGAGGTGGCCTCTCGATTATGACTAAGCCAGAGTGTGATGGCGTTGAACATACAAAAATGATCGGCATCAACGTCAGCAACTGCCCTGTTGTGTGAGGTAAGGAAATGATACAGCAAGTCATCAGGCTGTGGCTGAGCGTTGTATGAAAATGACTCATTGTTACCTAACTGTTTGAGAAGTGACTGAATATTTGAGGACTTGATAAGTTTTCCCTTAAGATTTTTTCTGAGTTTTTTGAAGCTGAAACCAGGGTTCTCTTTATAAAATGTTTGGATCAGCTCCCTGTTTATTTTCTGAGTATGACTGTCGACTTCCGCAACTGCACTGTGAGTTTCCAGTTTCCAGTTTTGCCTGATTTTATCGGCCTGCTCAAGAGCTTGAAAGAATGAACTGAAACATGTATCGGGTTCAAGGCTGATGATTTGCTTGTTTTGAGAACGCTGTGTTTTTGTGGTTGTTTGAGGTTTTTCTGTCCGATGCCCGGGAGTTAGCTGATTTTTTAATGACAGAAGAGACTGTTTGTATCTTGCCTCTTCCGAAGGCAATTTACTCGTTTTGGCTTTAGGTGGTGTGCCGGATGACATATTAAGAATAAAGTCCCTTCTGAGGTCATAAGTTGTAAGTAGCGTATCTATGCTTTCTGATATAAGTTTCTTTATCTGCTCAAGCTGCTCTCCCTCCTGCTTTAAAATGGCGAGTAACCCGCTGGCATGATCTTTTGCAGAGACCTCCTCTAATTGTTGTGCAGGCACTGCTTCCAGACATTGTATCGATTTAAGATGGTTTTCAGCAGAGTGTTTAATGGGCTTATCCAGCTTTTCTGCAAGGCTGAGAAACTGCTCTGAGAGGCTGTTTAGTTGTTGTTTATCTATTGGCTGATCAGTGGCATGGCGCATTTTATTGAGTAAAACCTGTGTTTGAGCAAAAGCCTGGCGGATCGCTTTCTGCTGTGTCTCTCCGGGTACAAAGTAGGTATCTGCGATAGCTGAATAGATAGTTGCTTCATTCAGGAGTCCGGGTTGGGCGTTTAATGCCTCCCGGAAAAAAGAACGCGCCGCCTCAAAGTTGTGGCTGGTGAGCTCATGAATGCCTTTCTGGTAAAGCTGCTCCCAGGGTTCGGGTTTGTCTGGCAGCGGTTTGGGATCAGGAGTCGTTTCTGTTACTGCGGTGTCTGAAAGTGTTTTGGCAGGCTCTGCCAGGTCTGTTTTTATCGTAGGTTTAGCAGCTTTCTGACTTCTGGCTTGCCTTGCTTTACGGAGTTTTTCCTGTTTTTTTTGATACATTTCTTCCATCTCTTTTATCAGATTATCAGCATTCTCCCGGGCTCGTTGATCCAGAATGGCTTCTTTGTGGGACCTCAGGTTCTGTTTCGCCTGTTCATAGCTGTTAATATGACCAATCCATCCGTTGGTGTCGATGTCTATATCCCTTGCTTGTTGTTCGAAGTCGTATAACTGTTTGGTGGGTATGTCAATACGAGGCATTAATTCTTTAAACTTTATCCAAATTAAATCAATCAAATCATCGGTAAAAAATTTCTTATTATCCTGATCATAATCGTTGTATGTGTCTTTTTTATAGTGTTCACTCAAATGCTGAGCAAGGAGAAACATAAGCTCCACATTACTTTCATTAATAAAAACCTGACCCGCTATGCTGAATAGGTTGTATGTAAATTCATCGTTTTGAAAATACCAGCGGCTGGAAATAATGGTTTTGAATATTTTTGCTAAGGCGCTGTGCGACCGTTTTTTAAAATTTTCATTATCTGGCTGCATTTCAATAGCGGAGATGGTGTCGGTTAGTATTGTGTTGACTTGATCATTAATTGACTTGAATCGGTGAAGGGATGTTTTATCCTCAGTTAATAAAGATGGCAGAGCACTGTAGCATTCTGCAATAACATCAATAATGGTTGTTTTCTCACCGTTAACGGTAATCTTAGTGGAAATATCTTCATAGTTACTTCCTGCGACAAAAAGAGATAGAAAATTAATGGCTGAAAGAATTGTCCTGTAAATTCCATCTATTTTTTGTTTATGACTGAATTTTTTATTATTTGTCCTTTTGTTATAAGAGATTATTAACATTTTGATTTCATCTGTTTTGCTGACTAACTGCCGAGTAATCTCAATAACTGGCAATAAGTTTTGTAAGTTTTTGATTTCAGTCTTACTTAGGTTTAACAGTTTTTCGACTTCTTTATCGAGGCGTTTTGATAAATGTATGATTTCCTCCAGAGTGGTTTTTTTTGTTTTTCTATGATTTGATTTTAAATAATCTTGGTCAGGTGGTGCGTTAAATTTAAAGTTTTCTGATAAGACTAACTTGTGGTTGTTAAGCTCAGTATTGCTGTCAGCCTGACTTCTGGCCATTAACCAGATCCGGGTGGTGTAAAGCCTCTCATAATGCTGGTCATATAACTGATCACCAATGGTGGCTGGAGAAAGATAGACGACCAGGGCTGAATCTTGAGCGACTGCTTCAGTTGAAGGGGTGGGTGCCGGATGTTTTTCTGTCGCCTGTTCTGTTGTATTCGGAGGGGTTGCTTCTAACGGAAGCTTTACGGTTTTGGAGTGGCCGGTTAATTCTGCAGATATTAAACTCACAGGCGTGCTTTCAGGCAGATCTATAAGGCATTGCCCGGTTAAACGGTACAGTTCGATGAATAAAGTCCATTGATCATCATGCCTTAAAAAATGTAAGGCATTATTACCACAGTCAGTCGTATTAATATTCTCTAAATCTGCATGGGAAAATGAGAAAGTGAGAAAATCGTCATTGTTGAAACCAGAAAGATTACTTTCTGATGTTTGTTGATTCAGCGAAGGTATCACCAGCAACGCATGCCGTGATTGTCGGTTCCAGAGGTTATGATTGTAAGCATCGTTGCGGGAAAAAATATTACCCGGGATTATTGGGATCCTGTCATCACCCTGATTCTGCAGATATATTTCTTCTATATAGCCATTCCCTTGCAGCCTTAATAAAGATATTTCGTGATTTGGAGTAAATCCGGAATAAAGTGTATCATCGGATTCTGAACGCCGGCCTGAGAAGTCATCATTCAACCCTTCTTTTTGAAGTGAAACAATCAGGGTTCTTTCCTCTCTGCCAAGACTGCTGGTCGCAATGACCATGCTCCAGTCTGGTATGCCGGGCCAGACTGCCCGGAAGGGCATTAAGCTTAAGTACAGAGCAAATAAGAATGATACCAGATGTCTATTTTCAGGCATGATTATAATCTTTATTCGTTAAGGTAACTTTTCTCAATTGGCCGGGAATTAGAACAGAAATAAAAAATAGCCGAAGAATCAGGTGTTGGATAACTATTTTATCTGAGGGCGTCTGTTAGTGAATTTTCAGGCGAGGAGTTGGGGGAGGAGGAATAAGCGGCGAGGGTAGCATGATTGCCCTCGCCGTTTGTTTGTTTAACGGGAGGATTGTAACGCCAGAATACGATCTTCCAGCGGTGGATGACTGGTGAACAGGGCGGCAATGCCACTCTTCAGGCCGCTGCGAATACCAAAAGCACTCATGGTGGCAGGCATGACGCTGGGGGCGTCGTATTCAGAGCGCAGGCGTTCAAGGGCTGCAATCATATCACTGCGACCAGCCAGCTCGGCACCAGCCTGGTCAGCCCGGAACTCGCGCTGGCGGGAGAACCACATAACTATGGCACTGGCGAGAATACCCAGAACAATTTCTGCCACGATGCTGGTGATGTAGTAGCCGATACCCACTCCGCCAGAGTTTTCGTCATCACGACGCAGGAAACTGTCGACGGCGTAGCCAATAATTCGGGCGAAGAACATGACAAAGGTATTCACCACCCCCTGAATCAGTGTCAGGGTCACCATGTCGCCATTGGCAACATGACCAATTTCATGCCCGATAACCGCCCTGGCTTCTCTTGGGCTGAAGCGATCCAGCAAGCCCTGACTGACGGCTACCAGGGCCGCATTTTTGTTCCAGCCAGTAGCAAAGGCGTTGGACTCTGGTGAGGGGAAAATGCCCACTTCCGGCATGCCGATACCGGCTTTATCTGACAGCTCTTTAACTGTATCCAGCAGCCAGCGTTCCTGAGCAGTGCGTGGCTGATCAATAATCTGAGTGCCGGTACCCATTTTCGCCATGGTCTTGGACAGCATCAGGGAGACAAAAGAGCCTGCGAATCCGAATACGGCACAGAACGCCAGCAGTGCGCCCATGTCCAGCCCGTTAGCGGTGAGATAGCGGCCGACACCGAGAATGTTGAGTGTAATGCTTGCCACCACCATAACCGCAAGGTTTGTGGCCAGAAATAGCAGTATTCTTTTCATTACAAAATTTGATACCTGTATTGGTTCAATAGTTGACCCGACGGTTCAGCAATCAGGCCATTGGATAGTAGAAATATGAGGTGAGTTGAAGTGTTTATCAATAGTGATTGATTACTTTTACAGTTTGTTGAAGGATTACCAAAAATCAATGTCAGCTGTTTAATTAAGACCTCAGGAAAAGAATCGTCGGGCCGTCAGGCAGATGGCCTCGCTACTGCCGGACTTTAATGACTGCTTCAGTTCCCAGACGAGGGTCGAGCGTTTACGAACAATGCTGGCAGGCGTTGACGAATCCGGCTCGAAGGGCATGAGCTGGTGCAGTCGCAGCAAGGCTTTTTCCGAGAGTACTACCTGATCCAGCCCTTCAAGGCGAACCCGGTCCAGATAACGAATATAACCTTCAGCCGCCAGCCACAGCAGGGTGTCAAAACAGGCCTGATGACGGCGTGAAGGAATGCCGTATTCGTCGGTCTCAAAGCGACCGATGATATTGTCAATATAAACCGATGTCAGACGGGGAAAAGCGTCATACAGCTGCACCAGAATTCGGGTGCAGTCGTGATAGAAGTCGTCGATATGAATATCTGCCATGGTTCCCCCCGGAGCGTCTCCCGACCGCCGGGAAGCTATTGCTTATATCGGCTCAGGAAGCGTTCTAGCTTAGTGGCAACTGACTCAAGGTCTTCTACCCTGGGCAGGGTAATGATTCTGAGGTGATCGGGGTTCGGCCAGTTAAAGGCGGTTCCCTGAACCAGTAGTATTTTTTCTTGTAAGAGCAGGTCCAGAATCAGCTTTTCGTCGTCGTGTATTGGGTAAACCTTTGGGTCCAGTCTGGGGAAGACATAGAGTGCGCCTTTGGGCTTGACGCAGGAAACTCCGGGAATCTGATCCAGCAGGCTATAGATCGTATTACGCTGATCCAGCAGTCTGCCTCCCGGAAGCAGCAGGTCATTAATGCTCTGATAACCTCCCAGCGAGGTCTGGATCGCGTACTGAGCTGGCACATTCGAACAC
Above is a genomic segment from Endozoicomonas euniceicola containing:
- the tnpA gene encoding IS200/IS605 family transposase, which produces MLKGYLRKRHSVTKLVVHLVFTTKYRRKLFDGYMIKQLRESFESACEKLECQLLEMNGEKDHVHLLVAYPPKLAISVMVNNLKSTSSRRLRMLNTHLTAQSKAGLMWSRSYFACSAAGATIETLKDYVNSQSTPD
- a CDS encoding RNA-guided endonuclease InsQ/TnpB family protein; translation: MLRATKVRIYPTSEQAEFLDRQFDAVRFVWNKALAIKVHYYKVRGQSLSPKKHLKPLLAKAKKSRKYSWLKNADSIALQQATINLDTAFQNFFNPKLQARFPRFKKKHGKQSSYHCTSVSVGDNGIKIPKCKPIRAKVHREIVGKVKSITLSRTLTGKYFASILADDTQEQPKQIDNLEANQVVGVDMGIADLAITSTGHKTGNPRFLKKAQRNLKRKQQALSRCKKGSKGRHKARLLVAKAHERVAFARNDFQHKLSKQLIDENQAVIVETLKVKNMLKNKRLARSIADAGWHSLITKLEYKAKQEGKHLVKIDQWFASSKTCSVCDLKQEKMPLRIRSWECSCGAIHDRDINAARNIKKQGILKLKAEGLSVSADGGLRKSGRLSVAA
- a CDS encoding nitroreductase family protein, whose amino-acid sequence is MELLQGLQQRVSTPRLTEPAPDARQLEQIFQAALRAPDHARLRPWRFLTVAGEARHALGEVFARVALEDQPDLAPEAIARFKALPLRAPLLVALVCKITKHPKVPDIEQQLSVAAAAQNILNAAYALGVGAMWRTGSVSYHPATASALGLARHEQLLGFIYMGTPSGSAKKLEPLETKDYVMAWQDQASSQRVTGE
- a CDS encoding YcgN family cysteine cluster protein; the encoded protein is MTQEHFWEHKALSEMTPEEWESLCDGCGRCCLHKLEDEDTGEIYYTAIACQLLDTHSCQCADYPNRKVKVPGCLKLGLEDVPQFHWLPNTCAYRLLADNQPLPAWHPLVSGSTNSVHEAGISVQDVAMPEQQVPEDEWEDYIIPLLPAD
- a CDS encoding YcgL domain-containing protein encodes the protein MKKLLVSIYKSSRRDEMYLYVQKQERLQKVPAPLLEVFGKEQHVMDLLLTPERQLARVEADQVINDIETRGFFLQMPPSDLDSQDEQH
- the rnd gene encoding ribonuclease D is translated as MPVSHPDPIWVTDNDTLATYCTQWLKLDAIALDTEFIRTDTFYPKPGLIQLGTGQEVFLLDPLKIDNWQPFAQLLGSEQVVKVLHACSEDIEVFHILSGNKPAAIFDTQLAASYAGLGHSLGYQNLLKTLLGVDLPKDATRSDWLQRPLTDIQVSYATLDVVHLLEVYQLLQQRLKPMPHWNWLLEDCSNLSNGDLYPKPEEQWKEVKRAWQLRPRQLCVLKVLAEYREREARRSNVPRNRVIPRGSLWPLARYMPDNIHSLSAIQDMRHSNIRHYGEEVLSLIEMARELPGEQHPKPLPAPLPKAAKEHGQRLKRYTSQKAEELNLPVELLMLGKILTPMLRSRLEYGLFKLPEQLQGWRRTVFAEPMVEQLNQPEQ
- the htpX gene encoding protease HtpX: MKRILLFLATNLAVMVVASITLNILGVGRYLTANGLDMGALLAFCAVFGFAGSFVSLMLSKTMAKMGTGTQIIDQPRTAQERWLLDTVKELSDKAGIGMPEVGIFPSPESNAFATGWNKNAALVAVSQGLLDRFSPREARAVIGHEIGHVANGDMVTLTLIQGVVNTFVMFFARIIGYAVDSFLRRDDENSGGVGIGYYITSIVAEIVLGILASAIVMWFSRQREFRADQAGAELAGRSDMIAALERLRSEYDAPSVMPATMSAFGIRSGLKSGIAALFTSHPPLEDRILALQSSR